In one Vanacampus margaritifer isolate UIUO_Vmar chromosome 11, RoL_Vmar_1.0, whole genome shotgun sequence genomic region, the following are encoded:
- the slc67a2 gene encoding major facilitator superfamily domain-containing protein 9 isoform X2: MASYSCSQAQSCWSDVVGRRQSLLTCLLLSAFGYGLLGMSTSIALFVLSRVPVGLFKHSLSICRALLSDLVSEAERPLVMGHFNAASSVGFILGPVVGGYLTEHEGGFYTSAFACAAIFFVNAGLVWLLPWGDILLHCNGTNNSSKSVSNGCSSKSSHGLAKTDLDPEVLKKHPRPFPPEPVWRQLSSVGSRIRMVASSDMWDLFLVRLLMAVAIMLYYSNFSLAMEERFALKPKTTGYLISYGSTLGALAGFLVGPVTQLYSNNMATLLLHSTLLTCLLISLYAAAQGVWQVLLTSTFFAISITVGRTSITDLELRRGGARASGTLIGAGQSVTAVGRVLAPLLSGVTQEFSPCGPPTLGVLLALVAVGVLLVRIPKWNKTGTTKMATKIE; encoded by the exons ATGGCGTCCTACAGTTGTTCTCAAGCACAATCGTG CTGGAGTGACGTGGTGGGCCGTCGTCAGTCTCTGCTGACCTGCTTGCTGCTGAGCGCTTTTGGCTACGGCCTGCTGGGGATGTCTACCAGCATCGCTTTGTTCGTGCTCTCGCGGGTCCCCGTCG GACTGTTCAAGCACTCCCTGTCCATCTGCAGAGCGCTTCTGTCCGACCTGGTGTCCGAAGCAGAGCGCCCCCTGGTGATGGGACACTTCAACGCCGCCTCCAGCGTGGGCTTCATTCTGGGTCCCGTGGTGGGCGGCTACCTGACGGAGCACGAGGGCGGCTTCTATACCTCCGCCTTCGCCTGTGCCGCCATCTTCTTCGTCAATGCCG GGCTGGTATGGCTGCTTCCATGGGGAGACATTCTCCTCCACTGCAACGGCACCAATAACTCCAGCAAGTCAGTCAGCAATGGTTGTTCCTCGAAGAGCAGCCACGGCCTAGCAAAAACCGACCTGGACCCGGAAGTTCTGAAGAAACATCCACGGCCGTTCCCGCCGGAGCCCGTCTGGAGACAGCTGTCCTCGGTGGGCTCCAGGATCCGCATGGTGGCCTCGTCCGACATGTGGGACTTGTTCCTGGTGCGCCTGCTGATGGCGGTGGCCATCATGCTGTACTACAGCAACTTCTCGCTGGCCATGGAGGAACGCTTCGCTCTCAAGCCCAAGACGACGGGCTACCTCATCAGCTACGGCAGCACTCTGGGGGCGCTGGCCGGCTTCCTGGTGGGACCCGTCACTCAGCTGTACAGCAACAACATGGCCACCCTGCTGCTGCACTCCACTCTCCTGACGTGCCTGCTCATCTCGTTGTACGCCGCCGCGCAGGGCGTGTGGCAGGTGCTGCTCACCTCCACCTTCTTCGCCATCTCCATCACGGTCGGACGCACCAGCATCACCGACCTGGAGCTGCGGAGAGGCGGGGCACGGGCCAGCGGGACTCTGATCGGCGCCGGACAGTCGGTGACGGCCGTGGGCCGTGTGCTGGCCCCGCTGCTGTCAGGCGTCACCCAGGAGTTCAGCCCATGCGGACCCCCCACTCTGGGGGTGCTGCTGGCTCTCGTGGCAGTGGGCGTGCTGCTTGTTAGGATCCCCAAATGGAACAAGACAGGGACAACAAAGATGGCAACTAAAATAGAGTAA
- the slc67a2 gene encoding major facilitator superfamily domain-containing protein 9 isoform X1: MNNHKCSTSYKKPRGRTKILHCIYVVGFMDLFGVSMIIPLLSHHVKALGASPIVAGIVGSTYGVLQLFSSTIVGSWSDVVGRRQSLLTCLLLSAFGYGLLGMSTSIALFVLSRVPVGLFKHSLSICRALLSDLVSEAERPLVMGHFNAASSVGFILGPVVGGYLTEHEGGFYTSAFACAAIFFVNAGLVWLLPWGDILLHCNGTNNSSKSVSNGCSSKSSHGLAKTDLDPEVLKKHPRPFPPEPVWRQLSSVGSRIRMVASSDMWDLFLVRLLMAVAIMLYYSNFSLAMEERFALKPKTTGYLISYGSTLGALAGFLVGPVTQLYSNNMATLLLHSTLLTCLLISLYAAAQGVWQVLLTSTFFAISITVGRTSITDLELRRGGARASGTLIGAGQSVTAVGRVLAPLLSGVTQEFSPCGPPTLGVLLALVAVGVLLVRIPKWNKTGTTKMATKIE; the protein is encoded by the exons ATGAACAACCATAAATGTAGCACTTCGTATAAGAAACCACGAGGACGGACAAAGATTCTTCACTGTATCTATGTTGTTGGCTTCATG gACTTGTTCGGGGTGAGCATGATCATCCCGCTGTTGAGCCATCACGTCAAAGCGCTCGGAGCGAGTCCTATTGTTGCTGGTATTGTTG gatCCACATATGGCGTCCTACAGTTGTTCTCAAGCACAATCGTG GGCAGCTGGAGTGACGTGGTGGGCCGTCGTCAGTCTCTGCTGACCTGCTTGCTGCTGAGCGCTTTTGGCTACGGCCTGCTGGGGATGTCTACCAGCATCGCTTTGTTCGTGCTCTCGCGGGTCCCCGTCG GACTGTTCAAGCACTCCCTGTCCATCTGCAGAGCGCTTCTGTCCGACCTGGTGTCCGAAGCAGAGCGCCCCCTGGTGATGGGACACTTCAACGCCGCCTCCAGCGTGGGCTTCATTCTGGGTCCCGTGGTGGGCGGCTACCTGACGGAGCACGAGGGCGGCTTCTATACCTCCGCCTTCGCCTGTGCCGCCATCTTCTTCGTCAATGCCG GGCTGGTATGGCTGCTTCCATGGGGAGACATTCTCCTCCACTGCAACGGCACCAATAACTCCAGCAAGTCAGTCAGCAATGGTTGTTCCTCGAAGAGCAGCCACGGCCTAGCAAAAACCGACCTGGACCCGGAAGTTCTGAAGAAACATCCACGGCCGTTCCCGCCGGAGCCCGTCTGGAGACAGCTGTCCTCGGTGGGCTCCAGGATCCGCATGGTGGCCTCGTCCGACATGTGGGACTTGTTCCTGGTGCGCCTGCTGATGGCGGTGGCCATCATGCTGTACTACAGCAACTTCTCGCTGGCCATGGAGGAACGCTTCGCTCTCAAGCCCAAGACGACGGGCTACCTCATCAGCTACGGCAGCACTCTGGGGGCGCTGGCCGGCTTCCTGGTGGGACCCGTCACTCAGCTGTACAGCAACAACATGGCCACCCTGCTGCTGCACTCCACTCTCCTGACGTGCCTGCTCATCTCGTTGTACGCCGCCGCGCAGGGCGTGTGGCAGGTGCTGCTCACCTCCACCTTCTTCGCCATCTCCATCACGGTCGGACGCACCAGCATCACCGACCTGGAGCTGCGGAGAGGCGGGGCACGGGCCAGCGGGACTCTGATCGGCGCCGGACAGTCGGTGACGGCCGTGGGCCGTGTGCTGGCCCCGCTGCTGTCAGGCGTCACCCAGGAGTTCAGCCCATGCGGACCCCCCACTCTGGGGGTGCTGCTGGCTCTCGTGGCAGTGGGCGTGCTGCTTGTTAGGATCCCCAAATGGAACAAGACAGGGACAACAAAGATGGCAACTAAAATAGAGTAA
- the slc9a2 gene encoding sodium/hydrogen exchanger 2 — MDPRLSRPWDVLLLICAVLNALHGSAGEIPPQPTLGGVAGGGVTLVPPVQPDGPQAYPELEKDSLPVFTMDYPRIQIPFEITLWVLLASFAKIGFHVYNKITVWVPESCLLISIGLIVGAIMHSVNEEPPAVLTSNVFFLYMLPPIVLDSGYFMPTRPFFENIGTVLWFAVVGTLWNSIGIGMSLFAICQIEAFGVQDINLQENLLFAAIISAVDPVAVLSVFEDVSVNEQLYIVVFGECLFNDAVTVVLYNMFNFVAEMPVVEPVDVFLGVARFFVVGLGGMGFGVLFGFVAAFTTRFTSKVREIEPLFIFMYSYLAYLVAELFAISSIMAIVTCALTMKYYVEENVSQRSCTTIRHVVKMLGSISETLIFFFLGVVTITTEHEWNWGYILFTLLFAFLWRGLGVLVLTQIINPFRTIPFNLKDQFGLAYGGLRGAISFALAFTLPGNIGRKQLFVTATIAIIIFTVFLQGISIRPLIEYINVRRTNRNLDTINAEIHCRLMDHTIAGIEDLCGQWSHFYWKDKFMKFNTRILRRILIRDNRAESSIVALYKKLELQNAMEILDSVSGDISAAPSIVSLHEEKKGPAKPKKKYLAADLRSMHDILAKNMYKIRQRTTSYTSKHALPNDSRTKEILIRRHSSIRRSLRPGSFQTAVVPKSHKYFSLPAGKNLDSNFPPGRHIDTDDHETMSELSFPTRRSRFAPPSRSSSKAALPLRRLDTLEEVPSVDILDERRPRRGRTATHSSSVEARRHADPSEKENNDNVAPAWAAEPQDDTTRNPLLRRPQWKPQK; from the exons ATGGATCCTCGCCTCAGCAGACCTTGGGACGTCTTGCTTCTTATTTGCGCTGTTTTAAACGCCCTGCATGGCTCCGCGGGGGAAATCCCACCTCAACCCACTCTGGGTGGTGTTGCCGGTGGTGGTGTCACGCTGGTGCCCCCGGTCCAGCCGGACGGGCCCCAAGCCTACCCGGAGCTCGAAAAGGACAGCTTGCCCGTTTTCACCATGGACTACCCGAGAATACAAATCCCCTTTGAAATCACTCTGTGGGTGCTGCTAGCCTCTTTTGCCAAGATTG GCTTCCACGTGTACAACAAGATCACCGTTTGGGTACCCGAGTCATGCCTGCTGATCAGCATCGGCCTCATCGTGGGCGCCATCATGCACTCTGTCAACGAGGAGCCCCCCGCCGTGCTGACCAGCAACGTCTTTTTCCTCTACATGCTGCCCCCCATCGTCCTGGACTCGGGCTACTTCATGCCCACCAGGCCTTTCTTCGAGAACATTGGCACG GTGCTGTGGTTTGCAGTGGTGGGCACCCTGTGGAACAGCATCGGTATCGGCATGTCGCTGTTCGCCATATGCCAGATCGAGGCGTTCGGCGTGCAGGACATCAACTTGCAGGAGAACCTGCTGTTCGCCGCCATCATCTCGGCCGTGGACCCCGTGGCCGTGCTGAGCGTCTTTGAGGACGTGTCGGTCAACGAGCAGCTCTACATCGTGGTGTTCGGAGAGTGCCTCTTCAACGACGCCGTCACCGTG GTGTTATACAACATGTTCAACTTTGTGGCGGAGATGCCAGTGGTGGAGCCGGTGGACGTGTTCCTGGGCGTGGCCCGCTTCTTCGTGGTGGGCTTGGGCGGCATGGGCTTCGGCGTACTGTTCGGCTTCGTGGCGGCCTTCACCACCCGGTTCACCTCCAAGGTGCGGGAGATCGAGCCGCTCTTCATCTTCATGTACAGCTACCTGGCCTACCTGGTGGCCGAGCTCTTCGCCATCTCGTCCATTATGGC CATCGTCACGTGCGCCCTCACCATGAAGTACTACGTGGAGGAAAACGTCTCCCAGCGCTCGTGCACCACCATCCGCCACGTGGTCAAGATGCTGGGCTCCATCTCGGAAACGctcatcttcttcttcctggGCGTGGTCACCATAACGACGGAGCACGAGTGGAACTGGGGCTACATCCTCTTCACGCTGCTCTTCGCCTTTCTGTGGCGGGGTCTCG GCGTCTTAGTGCTGACTCAAATCATCAACCCCTTCCGCACGATCCCTTTCAACCTAAAGGATCAGTTTGGTTTGGCCTACGGTGGCCTACGAGGGGCAATTTCATTCGCCTTGGCCTTCACTCTGCCGGGTAACATCGGCCGCAAGCAGCTCTTTGTCACCGCCACCATCGCCATCATCATCTTTACCGTCTTTCTACAG GGCATCAGCATCCGGCCTTTGATCGAATACATTAACGTGCGCAGAACCAACCGCAATCTGGACACCATCAATGCTGAAATTCACTGCAGG CTGATGGACCACACCATCGCTGGCATCGAGGACCTGTGTGGACAGTGGAGTCACTTCTACTGGAAGGACAA GTTCATGAAGTTCAACACTCGCATCCTGCGCCGGATCCTGATCCGGGACAACCGCGCCGAGTCGAGCATCGTGGCGCTGTACAAGAAGCTGGAGCTGCAGAACGCCATGGAGATCCTCGACTCCGTGTCAGGAGACATCAGTGCCGCCCCGTCCATCGTCTCTCTGCA TGAGGAGAAGAAAGGTCCCGCTAAGCCTAAGAAAAAGTACCTGGCTGCTGACTTGCGGAGCATGCATGACATTCTGGCCAAGAACATGTACAAGATCAGACAAAGG ACGACGTCGTACACCAGCAAGCACGCGCTGCCCAATGACAGCCGCACCAAAGAGATTCTCATCCGACGTCACTCCAGCATCCGACGCAGTCTCCGTCCGGGCAGCTTCCAGACGGCG gtggtGCCCAAATCTCACAAGTATTTCTCACTTCCTGCTGGGAAGAATCTGGACTCTAATTTCCCACCTGGGAGGCATATCGACACTG aCGATCACGAAACCATGTCGGAGTTGTCTTTCCCCACCAGACGCTCTCGCTTCGCCCCGCCGTCACGCTCCTCGTCCAAAGCGGCGCTTCCTCTACGTCGGTTGGACACGCTGGAGGAAGTTCCCTCCGTGGACATCCTGGACGAAAGGCGGCCCCGGAGAGGTCGAACCGCAACGCATTCTTCCTCCGTTGAGGCTCGCCGCCACGCAGACccatcagaaaaagaaaacaacgaCAATGTGGCCCCTGCCTGGGCTGCAGAACCTCAAGATGACACCACGCGGAACCCTCTACTCAGGAGGCCTCAGTGGAAACCCCAAAAGTGA
- the tmem182a gene encoding transmembrane protein 182, translating into MKLRVALFFAGMFGALAVVFILLSFGTDYWLLASERCRPPSDDDRTAEARADMPLQNATSGVTLYHEGFFWRCSFGGNVQEEDLLWTLWFTNQPHLKVCMHSYLFPFPVSHYTHNATAYESAIIYRGFWSIFMLIGVAAVVLAGFFIICAAPFASHCLYKTGGGFFLVSGFFLLCVVVMYVLWIEVLDVVDVYVDYQRSTMCSDFQLTLNYGLSFMFAPIGIFFSLLAGLLFLLIGRSIKIH; encoded by the exons ATGAAGCTCAGAGTGGCGTTGTTCTTTGCGGGCATGTTCGGGGCCCTGGCGGTGGTCTTTATCCTGCTCTCATTCGGAACCGATTACTGGCTGCTGGCCTCGGAGCGCTGCCGTCCACCTTCTGATGATGACCGCACTGCTGAGGCG CGTGCTGATATGCCGCTACAGAACGCCACCAGTGGGGTCACTTTGTACCACGAGGGCTTCTTCTGGAGGTGCTCATTTGGAGGCAACGTGCAAGAAGAAGACCTTCTGTGGACGCTTTGGTTCA CAAATCAGCCTCATTTAAAAGTGTGCATGCACTCCTACCTCTTCCCATTCCCGGTGTCCCATTACACGCACAACGCCACGGCCTACGAATCCGCCATAA TCTACAGAGGCTTCTGGAGCATTTTCATGCTCATCGGCGTGGCGGCCGTGGTGCTCGCCGGCTTCTTCATCATCTGCGCGGCTCCCTTCGCCAGCCACTGCTTGTACAAAACGGGAGGTGGCTTCTTCCTGGTATCGG GTTTCTTCCTGCTGTGTGTGGTGGTGATGTACGTGCTGTGGATCGAGGTGTTGGACGTGGTGGATGTCTACGTGGATTACCAGCGTTCCACCATGTGTTCAGATTTCCAGCTGACCCTCAACTATGGTCTCTCCTTCATGTTTGCTCCCATCGGCATCTTCTTCTCTCTGCTGGCcggcctcctcttcctcctgatTGGCCGAAGCATCAAGATCCACTAA